One window of Tenacibaculum maritimum NCIMB 2154 genomic DNA carries:
- the tyrS gene encoding tyrosine--tRNA ligase, giving the protein MKNFIKELQWRGMLHDSMPGTEEHLMEQMRSAYVGFDPTADSLHIGNLVPIMLLAHYQRCGHKPIALVGGATGMIGDPSGKSSERNLLDEKTLRHNQECVKKQLSHFLDFESNENNAAILVNNYDWMKDISFLDFIRDIGKHITVNYMMAKDSVKNRISAESKEGMSFTEFTYQMVQGYDFLHLYKESSATLQMGGSDQWGNITTGTELIRRVGGGKGYAITCPLITKSDGSKFGKSEGGNVWLDAKRTSPYKFYQYWLNTSDEDAEKYIKIFTFLDESTIHTLIEEHKEAPHVRILQKRLGEEVTVLVHGKKEYDKAIAASNILFGKSTAEALKSLDEQTFLDVFDGVPQAEVSKEDVEQGLTMVDSLAGKTNFLKSNGDARRALKENAVSVNKEKVKEDYTISSKDLIANKYVLLQRGKKSYFLLKVA; this is encoded by the coding sequence ATGAAAAATTTTATTAAAGAATTACAATGGAGAGGAATGCTACATGATAGCATGCCAGGAACAGAAGAGCACCTTATGGAACAAATGAGAAGTGCCTATGTTGGTTTTGATCCAACAGCTGATTCTTTACATATTGGAAACTTGGTTCCTATTATGCTACTAGCACATTATCAACGTTGTGGCCATAAGCCAATTGCCTTAGTAGGAGGAGCTACAGGAATGATTGGAGATCCTTCAGGGAAATCATCTGAGCGAAATCTACTTGATGAAAAAACATTACGCCACAATCAAGAATGTGTAAAAAAACAATTAAGTCATTTTCTAGATTTTGAAAGTAATGAAAATAATGCCGCTATTTTGGTGAATAACTACGATTGGATGAAAGATATTTCATTTCTAGATTTTATTCGCGATATAGGAAAACATATTACTGTAAATTACATGATGGCAAAAGATTCTGTGAAAAATCGTATTAGTGCGGAATCAAAAGAAGGAATGTCCTTTACTGAATTCACTTATCAAATGGTTCAAGGGTATGATTTCTTGCATCTATATAAAGAAAGCTCTGCTACCCTTCAAATGGGAGGATCTGATCAGTGGGGAAATATTACTACAGGAACTGAATTAATACGTAGAGTTGGAGGAGGAAAAGGCTATGCTATTACCTGCCCATTAATTACAAAATCAGATGGTTCTAAATTTGGGAAATCAGAAGGTGGAAATGTTTGGCTAGATGCTAAAAGAACATCTCCTTATAAATTTTACCAATATTGGTTAAATACTTCTGATGAAGATGCTGAGAAATACATCAAAATTTTCACTTTTTTAGATGAATCAACAATCCATACTTTAATTGAAGAACATAAGGAAGCTCCCCACGTAAGAATATTACAAAAACGCTTAGGAGAAGAAGTAACCGTTCTTGTACACGGTAAAAAAGAATATGACAAAGCAATTGCTGCTTCCAATATCTTATTTGGAAAATCTACTGCAGAAGCTTTAAAAAGTTTGGATGAACAAACCTTCTTAGATGTATTTGATGGTGTTCCTCAAGCAGAAGTTTCTAAAGAAGACGTTGAACAAGGTTTAACCATGGTTGATTCTTTAGCAGGAAAAACTAATTTCCTAAAATCTAATGGAGATGCCCGTAGAGCTCTAAAAGAAAATGCTGTTTCTGTTAACAAAGAAAAAGTTAAAGAGGATTATACTATTAGCTCAAAAGACTTGATTGCTAACAAGTATGTATTATTACAACGAGGAAAGAAAAGTTATTTTTTATTAAAAGTCGCTTAA
- a CDS encoding MbnP family protein has translation MKKIFTLLAITSIFTFTSCSDDDTPITHGGKNNVSIEFDSSFNEDDLILGSSYINGNGENLTISSFDYIVSNFVLITEEGKEVPYPKEKSYFIISEGGNGKDKNVKVMLKDMPAGKYIKMRFGIGVDQKRYMEGQAAQEEFWTKAEGYNLTWNWQAGYKFVVLEGNVKTSGQADKEKFMLHIASRGTSIDLYKEVEVSMETALVDHDKSPQIHIKVDASKMLDGTHKIKLSEGTTIMGGEKASLIADNNKEMFAVHHVHNGSDSHH, from the coding sequence ATGAAAAAAATATTCACTTTATTAGCAATTACCTCAATTTTTACTTTCACTTCTTGTAGTGATGATGATACTCCTATAACACACGGAGGAAAAAATAACGTTTCTATTGAATTTGACAGCTCCTTCAATGAAGATGATTTAATCTTAGGAAGCTCATATATTAATGGTAACGGCGAAAACTTAACGATATCCTCTTTTGATTATATCGTAAGTAATTTTGTTTTAATTACTGAAGAGGGAAAGGAAGTTCCTTATCCAAAAGAAAAAAGTTATTTTATTATTAGCGAAGGAGGAAACGGTAAAGATAAAAATGTGAAGGTAATGCTCAAAGATATGCCTGCTGGAAAGTATATTAAAATGAGATTTGGTATCGGCGTAGATCAAAAAAGATATATGGAAGGGCAAGCTGCTCAAGAAGAATTTTGGACAAAAGCAGAAGGATATAATTTAACATGGAACTGGCAAGCGGGATATAAATTTGTCGTTTTAGAAGGTAACGTTAAAACCAGCGGTCAAGCAGACAAAGAAAAATTCATGCTGCATATTGCTAGTCGTGGTACCTCAATAGATTTATACAAAGAAGTAGAAGTTTCTATGGAGACCGCTTTAGTTGATCACGATAAATCTCCACAAATCCACATAAAGGTAGATGCCAGTAAAATGCTAGATGGTACTCATAAAATTAAGCTTTCAGAAGGCACTACTATCATGGGAGGTGAAAAAGCCAGCTTAATAGCCGATAATAATAAAGAAATGTTTGCTGTTCATCATGTTCATAACGGTAGTGACAGCCACCATTAA
- a CDS encoding NAD-dependent epimerase/dehydratase family protein: MILVTGGTGLVGSHLLYYLTEANHRIRAIYRTEEKIEKVKKVFSFYTDDVLGRFNKIEWVRADITELPSLIPVFEEVIQVYHCAALVSFDPKDYRKMRQVNIEGTANVVNLCIDKGIQKICFVSSIAAVGDSIEGKLITEENEWIETGENHGYAITKYGAEMEVWRGSQEGVDVVIVNPGVILGSGFWEEGSGKLFAQVYNGLRFYTEGVTGFIGVQDVVKVMISLMKSSSKNERFILVSENKSFRNILFLMADFFQKKRAFIKVGKLVTSIVWRMDWLLTIITGKKPFLVKNTAKSSHNVSYYSSAKIKGRLHIEFTPIHKVVQEVCENYLN; the protein is encoded by the coding sequence ATGATTTTAGTCACTGGGGGAACAGGTTTGGTTGGATCACATTTATTGTATTATTTGACAGAAGCCAATCATCGTATTAGAGCGATTTATAGAACTGAAGAAAAAATTGAAAAGGTTAAAAAGGTGTTTTCTTTTTATACTGATGATGTATTAGGAAGATTTAATAAAATAGAGTGGGTACGGGCTGATATTACGGAGCTTCCTTCTTTAATACCTGTATTTGAGGAGGTAATACAGGTGTATCATTGCGCGGCGTTGGTTTCTTTTGACCCTAAAGATTATAGGAAAATGCGTCAAGTAAACATTGAAGGAACTGCTAATGTTGTAAATTTATGTATTGATAAAGGTATTCAGAAAATATGTTTTGTGAGCTCCATTGCAGCTGTAGGAGACTCCATAGAAGGAAAGTTGATTACAGAAGAGAATGAATGGATTGAAACAGGTGAAAATCATGGGTATGCTATTACTAAATATGGGGCAGAAATGGAGGTTTGGAGAGGGAGTCAAGAAGGAGTTGATGTTGTTATTGTAAATCCAGGAGTAATCTTAGGGAGTGGTTTTTGGGAAGAAGGTTCGGGAAAGCTATTTGCACAGGTTTATAATGGGCTTCGGTTCTACACAGAAGGAGTCACAGGATTTATTGGCGTGCAAGATGTAGTAAAGGTAATGATAAGTTTAATGAAGTCTTCCTCGAAAAATGAACGATTTATTCTAGTGTCAGAAAATAAATCTTTTAGAAATATTCTGTTTTTAATGGCAGATTTTTTTCAAAAGAAAAGAGCATTCATTAAAGTAGGGAAGCTAGTTACGTCCATTGTTTGGAGAATGGATTGGCTGCTTACTATAATAACAGGCAAAAAGCCTTTCTTGGTTAAGAACACTGCAAAATCTTCTCATAACGTATCTTATTATTCTTCAGCTAAAATAAAAGGAAGGTTACATATTGAGTTTACACCTATTCATAAAGTTGTTCAAGAGGTTTGTGAGAATTATTTAAATTGA